The Esox lucius isolate fEsoLuc1 chromosome 20, fEsoLuc1.pri, whole genome shotgun sequence region GGAAAACCTTTAGGCAATTTGTGGAAAAGTCTTAATAAAACACATGAGACTGACTGAAAAGGCCATTTAGTGGGAAGAACCCCTCCAAAAATAACAGCCACACTGTAAAAATGTTATCACTTGAAGGGGATCTTTAACAGAATATGAAAAGATTTATACCATCatttatatgtacatttgcaaATATATCATTACCTTTATGGAACTACCCAAAAATGTTGGAATTTATGTTGTTTTACTAAACAATGTAATGCCTTCTACTTTCTTCAAATCATTCCAATTCAAACCAGAGAGATCATTTTGCATCTCAAGTGTCTCTGATGACAAGACATAACTGTGATAAGTAATGTCAGCAAATAGTGTAATGGAAGAAGCCATTACAACAGCAATACATTAACACAACaagacttttttttaaattacgaATGAAAATGTAGTAATGTAAATTAACTACAAATGCCTTGTCTTTACAGTAAATATGCGTTTTGTTGACAATTTAAACCATGGATAAAATATAGCATAAATTATTGGATTAATAAAGGAATTAACAAGTGGAAGAAAGCTGATGAGAAATGATGCTAATTTGTAacttgaaaaaattataaacataCAAATCAAtggattccaaaaaagtagataGTTGAAAACAACAATACCTAgagtttttgctgcttttctctCAGACTTACTTGCCTTTACAGTTTTAACACTAGACACAGAGTTTTTTGAATATACCTGTCTGGCCTGTGATCTGGCCACCACAAATATTctaaaataaagtgttataaTAATGGAACAAGGGAAAACCATTGAAATCACAATGTCCATAACATTAACCCAGAAATGTCCTTCTAGTGAATAACACTCATCAAAACACCTGGGTACCTGTATATTTACATAGATATTTATGAGAACAGTGTCATATACGACACAACAAAACCAGGTAATGAAGATACAACACATAATCCTTGTTGTTGTTATCGTCAAGTTGTACATCAGTGgatcacacacagcaacataacGGTCAATAGATATCAAGACCAAATTACCCAGAGATGAAGAAGCACATAAAAAAGTGGGGTAGAGGAGC contains the following coding sequences:
- the LOC114829719 gene encoding trace amine-associated receptor 9-like — translated: MEENEDDQYCYQDRNSSCKRTSISAYFSITLYVFFSLISAVTVFLNLLVIISISYFKHLHTATNLLIVSLAVSDLLVGLIVIPSMTVAIMEPCWVLGEYFCPLLLYPTFLCASSSLGNLVLISIDRYVAVCDPLMYNLTITTTRIMCCIFITWFCCVVYDTVLINIYVNIQVPRCFDECYSLEGHFWVNVMDIVISMVFPCSIIITLYFRIFVVARSQARQWTGSGV